The following coding sequences are from one Triticum aestivum cultivar Chinese Spring chromosome 5A, IWGSC CS RefSeq v2.1, whole genome shotgun sequence window:
- the LOC123103576 gene encoding alcohol dehydrogenase 2 yields MATAGKVIKCKAAVAWEAGKPLSMEEVEVAPPQAMEVRVKILYTALCHTDVYFWEAKGQTPVFPRILGHEAGGIVESVGEGVTELVPGDHVLPVFTGECKECAHCRSEESNLCDLLRINVDRGVMIGDGQSRFTIDGKPIFHFVGTSTFSEYTVIHVGCLAKIDPEAPLDKVCLLSCGISTGLGATLNVAKPKKGMTVAIFGLGAVGLAAMEGARMSGASRIIGVDLNPAKHEQAKKFGCTDFVNPKDHTKPVQEVIVEMTDGGVDRAVECTGNADAMISAFECVHDGWGVAVLVGVAHKEAVFKTHPMNFLNERTLRGLPGVVDMYMRKELELDKFITHSVPFSQINTAFDLMLKGEGLRCVIRMEE; encoded by the exons ATGGCGACCGCCGGGAAGGTGATCAAGTGCAAAG CGGCGGTGGCGTGGGAGGCCGGGAAGCCGCTGTctatggaggaggtggaggtggcgccGCCGCAGGCCATGGAGGTGCGCGTCAAGATCCTCTACACCGCGCTCTGCCACACTGACGTCTACTTCTGGGAGGCCAAG GGCCAAACTCCGGTTTTCCCTAGGATCTTGGGCCATGAAGCTGGAGG CATTGTGGAGAGTGTTGGTGAGGGCGTGACTGAGCTGGTGCCGGGAGACCATGTCCTCCCGGTGTTCACCGGAGAGTGCAAGGAGTGTGCCCACTGCAGGTCAGAGGAGAGCAACCTCTGTGACCTCCTCAGGATCAATGTCGACCGCGGTGTCATGATCGGCGACGGGCAGTCCCGCTTCACCATCGACGGCAAACCGATCTTCCACTTTGTTGGGACGTCCACCTTCAGCGAGTACACCGTGATCCATGTCGGGTGCCTCGCCAAGATCGACCCCGAGGCGCCCCTCGACAAAGTCTGCCTCCTTAGCTGCGGTATCTCAACCG GGCTAGGTGCCACCCTCAACGTCGCCAAGCCGAAGAAGGGTATGACAGTGGCGATTTTTGGTCTTGGAGCTGTGGGTCTCGCT GCCATGGAAGGGGCCAGGATGTCCGGCGCATCGAGGATTATCGGTGTGGACTTGAACCCTGCGAAACACGAACAAG CTAAGAAATTTGGCTGCACCGACTTTGTGAACCCCAAGGACCACACCAAGCCAGTGCAAGAG GTGATCGTGGAGATGACCGATGGCGGAGTCGACCGGGCGGTGGAGTGCACGGGCAACGCCGACGCCATGATCTCCGCCTTCGAATGCGTGCACGAT GGGTGGGGGGTGGCGGTGCTGGTGGGCGTGGCGCACAAGGAGGCGGTGTTCAAGACCCACCCCATGAACTTCCTCAACGAGAGGACGCTGAGGGGCCTCCCCGGCGTGGTGGACATGTACATGAGGAAGGAGCTGGAGCTGGACAAGTTCATCACCCACAGCGTGCCCTTCTCGCAGATCAACACGGCCTTCGACCTCATGCTCAAGGGGGAAGGCCTGCGCTGCGTCATCAGGATGGAGGAGTAG